A section of the Salarchaeum sp. JOR-1 genome encodes:
- a CDS encoding dihydrolipoyl dehydrogenase: MEQFDFLVIGSGSGLDVANVAANRGQSVAVVETGPLGGTCLNRGCIPSKHLLYHADVLETIQHADEFHIDAEVNGVDFGQIVRNVNEAVGEDAESIRRGLRSSDQHELFEGEGRFVDEKTIGISGGEDDGARLTADTILIAAGTRPAIPPIDGIEDVDYMTSTEALELEERPTHLVIVGGGYIAAELGQFFGTFGTDVTIIGRRPTLLPDADPEVAEAFTEQYADRFTVHTGHAATAVSQADGEITVEAREYEYGEDGGIVEDADPLTVTGDELLVAAGRTPNTDTLNLDATGVETDGRGFVETDDYLQTDVDGIWALGDIVGEYLLKHSANHEARAVARNIFGSEPEPVDYSAMPFAVFASPEVAGVGTTEDELQAADREYATNTYRYEDTARGDAMNAEGFVKVLIDLEGEILGCHIVGPDASTLIQEVVVAMKSGSGTVQDIRESIHIHPALPEVVQRAFSGQFSRGSGGRHSHHH, encoded by the coding sequence ATGGAACAGTTTGATTTTCTGGTCATCGGCTCTGGATCCGGGTTGGACGTAGCGAACGTCGCAGCAAATCGGGGTCAGTCCGTCGCCGTCGTCGAAACGGGCCCGCTCGGGGGCACCTGCTTGAACCGCGGCTGCATCCCGTCGAAACACCTCCTCTATCACGCAGACGTACTGGAGACCATCCAGCACGCCGACGAGTTCCACATCGACGCGGAGGTCAACGGCGTCGACTTCGGGCAGATCGTCCGGAACGTGAACGAGGCGGTCGGAGAAGACGCCGAGTCCATCCGCCGCGGCCTGCGCTCTTCCGACCAGCACGAGCTGTTCGAGGGTGAGGGACGGTTCGTCGACGAGAAAACCATCGGAATCTCCGGTGGCGAGGACGACGGCGCCCGCCTGACCGCCGACACGATCCTCATCGCGGCCGGGACTCGCCCGGCCATCCCGCCGATCGACGGCATCGAGGACGTGGACTACATGACGAGCACCGAAGCGCTCGAGCTAGAGGAGCGCCCGACTCACCTCGTCATCGTCGGCGGCGGCTACATCGCCGCCGAACTCGGCCAGTTCTTCGGCACGTTCGGCACCGACGTTACCATCATCGGTCGACGGCCGACCCTCCTGCCGGACGCCGACCCGGAGGTCGCCGAGGCGTTCACCGAGCAGTACGCCGACCGGTTCACTGTCCACACCGGCCACGCGGCCACGGCGGTCTCCCAAGCGGACGGCGAGATAACCGTCGAGGCACGCGAGTACGAGTACGGCGAGGACGGCGGTATCGTCGAGGACGCTGACCCCCTCACTGTGACCGGCGACGAACTGCTGGTCGCAGCGGGCCGAACGCCGAACACGGATACGCTGAATCTCGATGCGACCGGTGTCGAGACGGACGGCCGTGGCTTCGTCGAGACCGACGACTACTTGCAGACTGACGTCGACGGCATCTGGGCGCTCGGCGATATCGTCGGCGAGTACTTGTTGAAACACAGCGCGAACCACGAGGCCCGCGCGGTCGCACGTAACATCTTCGGGAGCGAGCCGGAACCCGTCGACTACAGCGCCATGCCGTTCGCCGTCTTCGCCTCTCCCGAGGTCGCCGGCGTCGGGACGACCGAAGACGAACTCCAGGCTGCGGATCGGGAGTACGCGACGAACACCTACCGCTACGAGGACACCGCCCGCGGTGACGCGATGAACGCCGAGGGATTCGTGAAGGTGCTCATCGACCTCGAGGGAGAGATTCTCGGCTGCCACATCGTCGGCCCCGACGCCTCGACGCTGATCCAGGAGGTCGTCGTGGCGATGAAGTCCGGGAGCGGAACCGTCCAAGACATCCGGGAGTCGATCCACATCCACCCGGCGCTCCCCGAGGTGGTTCAGCGAGCGTTCTCGGGACAGTTCAGCCGCGGCAGTGGCGGCCGGCACTCCCACCACCACTGA
- a CDS encoding sulfite exporter TauE/SafE family protein, which produces MDILGMSALMLGTFTGFGLLIGILFGFFGMGGSFLVTPALLVMGFRSEVAVGSGLAFVFGTSVIGALRHRGLGQVDYKLAALMVVGMTSGIEVGKYVIEFLSALGALDLFISVAYIGLLALVGLITLRDARSESTDDEDGVASRLQDIRIPPLVSLNGGSTVSLWIILAVGFGIGILSGILGVGGGFLLMPAMMYGFGVPAAVAVGTDILQITLSGAFGAFTYAQSGYVNIPVVAALLGGSALGARIGAAATGLADEDDIKGYFAAMLLAGSLAVASKNLSDPLGIDALETVSIVLILGSALLVSATVVLTSVRELRAAEDPSTGSTAD; this is translated from the coding sequence ATGGACATACTCGGAATGAGCGCCCTCATGCTGGGGACGTTCACCGGCTTCGGCCTGCTCATCGGCATCCTGTTCGGGTTCTTCGGCATGGGCGGCTCGTTCCTCGTCACCCCGGCGCTCCTGGTCATGGGCTTCCGGTCGGAGGTCGCGGTCGGGAGCGGCCTGGCCTTCGTCTTCGGCACCTCCGTCATCGGGGCGCTCCGCCACCGCGGCCTCGGGCAGGTCGACTACAAACTAGCGGCGCTGATGGTCGTCGGCATGACGAGCGGTATCGAAGTCGGGAAGTACGTCATCGAGTTCCTCAGTGCGCTCGGTGCGCTCGACCTGTTCATCAGCGTCGCCTACATCGGCCTGCTGGCGCTGGTCGGACTCATCACGCTCCGTGACGCTCGCAGCGAGTCCACTGACGACGAGGACGGGGTCGCCTCGCGCCTGCAGGACATCCGGATACCGCCGCTCGTCTCCCTCAACGGCGGTTCAACCGTCTCGCTGTGGATCATCCTGGCCGTCGGCTTCGGCATCGGCATCCTCTCGGGCATCCTGGGCGTCGGTGGCGGGTTCCTCCTGATGCCCGCGATGATGTACGGCTTCGGCGTGCCCGCCGCCGTCGCGGTCGGGACGGACATCCTCCAGATCACCCTCTCCGGCGCGTTCGGCGCGTTCACCTACGCCCAGTCGGGCTATGTCAACATCCCGGTCGTCGCCGCACTGCTCGGCGGAAGCGCTCTCGGCGCCCGCATCGGCGCTGCGGCGACGGGTCTCGCCGACGAAGACGACATCAAGGGCTACTTCGCCGCGATGCTGCTGGCCGGCAGTCTGGCCGTCGCCAGCAAGAACCTCAGCGACCCGCTGGGGATCGACGCGCTGGAAACCGTGAGTATCGTGCTCATCCTGGGCTCGGCCTTGCTAGTGAGCGCCACCGTCGTGCTCACCAGCGTCCGCGAACTCCGGGCTGCCGAGGACCCGTCGACCGGCTCGACGGCCGACTGA
- a CDS encoding cytochrome ubiquinol oxidase subunit I — translation MIDPVIASRLQFALTTIVHIIFPVMSMGLAPFLIYFTWKEIRTQEQVYEQLRVFWTKIFAISFVVGTVTGIVLEFEFGTNFAAFATAAGELFGGPLAIEGMMAFMLEATFLGIFVFGRDEVGDRLYMLSSIFVGLGTWLSAVWILIANSWMQTPRGFEVARESGQPVISLVDPIAAYANPRFPWMYIHMQNAAVLSVALFITGVAAYYVWTNRDTRFWRKTMKVGLAVLLVTAPFQAIHGDAYGRHVAETQPKKFAAMEAQYDTESSVGLKLLAFPTSLEDVIDPHAENLFVVELPFVASILASGGDPGAQITGLDDIPGESPPVAIVFWAFRAMVGLGMWFILLAFWGGYRWLRGELFEDDLLAKALVGSSVLGIVTVELGWIVTEVGRQPWVIQGVMKTHAGVSAGLTGAEALATLAGFVGVYTALLVLYWYVVVRLIREEAPTRPPALERDTPGREEVVPNDD, via the coding sequence ATGATCGATCCAGTTATCGCTAGCAGACTCCAATTTGCGTTGACGACGATCGTTCACATCATCTTCCCGGTGATGAGCATGGGACTGGCCCCGTTTCTCATCTATTTCACCTGGAAGGAGATACGGACGCAGGAACAGGTATACGAACAGCTCCGGGTCTTCTGGACGAAGATCTTCGCCATCTCCTTCGTCGTCGGCACCGTGACGGGGATCGTACTGGAGTTCGAGTTCGGGACGAACTTCGCGGCGTTCGCGACGGCGGCGGGCGAGTTGTTCGGCGGCCCACTTGCCATCGAGGGGATGATGGCGTTCATGCTCGAGGCGACGTTCCTGGGCATCTTCGTGTTCGGTCGGGACGAGGTTGGCGACCGACTGTACATGCTGTCGTCCATCTTCGTCGGCCTCGGAACGTGGCTGTCGGCGGTCTGGATTCTGATCGCCAACTCCTGGATGCAGACGCCCCGGGGGTTCGAGGTCGCACGAGAGAGCGGCCAGCCGGTCATATCGCTCGTCGATCCGATCGCAGCCTACGCCAACCCCCGGTTCCCGTGGATGTATATCCACATGCAGAACGCGGCCGTGCTGTCGGTCGCGCTCTTCATCACCGGCGTGGCGGCCTACTACGTCTGGACGAACCGCGATACACGGTTCTGGCGTAAGACGATGAAAGTGGGTCTGGCAGTGCTGCTCGTCACGGCTCCCTTCCAGGCGATCCACGGCGACGCCTACGGCCGCCACGTCGCCGAAACCCAGCCCAAGAAGTTCGCCGCCATGGAGGCACAGTACGACACCGAGTCCTCGGTCGGACTGAAATTGCTGGCGTTTCCGACGAGTCTAGAGGACGTTATCGACCCCCACGCCGAGAATCTGTTCGTCGTCGAGCTCCCCTTCGTCGCGTCGATACTGGCGAGCGGCGGCGATCCGGGCGCACAGATCACGGGACTCGACGACATTCCTGGCGAGAGCCCGCCGGTCGCCATCGTGTTCTGGGCGTTCCGGGCGATGGTCGGCCTTGGGATGTGGTTCATCCTGCTGGCGTTCTGGGGCGGATACCGCTGGCTCCGGGGCGAACTGTTCGAGGACGACCTGCTCGCGAAGGCGCTGGTCGGCTCGTCGGTACTGGGGATCGTCACCGTCGAGCTGGGGTGGATCGTCACGGAGGTCGGTCGACAGCCGTGGGTCATCCAGGGCGTCATGAAGACCCACGCCGGCGTCTCGGCGGGACTGACCGGCGCTGAGGCCCTCGCCACGCTCGCCGGCTTCGTCGGCGTCTACACCGCCTTACTCGTCCTCTACTGGTACGTCGTCGTCAGGCTCATTCGGGAGGAGGCCCCGACGCGACCACCGGCTCTCGAACGCGACACGCCCGGTCGTGAGGAGGTCGTTCCGAACGATGACTGA
- a CDS encoding multicopper oxidase family protein, whose protein sequence is MPDDSRRGFLAGLTGVTLSALAGCARFAPGERDSLPRDIDPPAYTPPEPAPLPTPDRTRTLDARTVTASPEPSAVEHVWGYDDHYVGPELRAQEGEVVEVTLENRLPAGTTTHWHGLPLQNAYDGVPHVTQQPVPTGESFTYRFRAEPAGTYFYHSHAGLQLDRALLGPLVVEEPEPHVEYDRDFVVVFDDYLDRPPEPVSDTGGGGMGGMMGGDERPPYRGLLANGRLPSDPSTLDVREGERVRFRFVNAASATEFRTRLAGHHFSISHKDGRPVEPVAADEFVFGPGERYDAVVECVNPGAWQLRAAPVTGDETPARIAVRYDDEGETAQEPRWGSGRRLQYGALSSIESRPSGSPDRIYDLTLSRLRNSYTWLIDGQAYPNAEPLAVREGEHVRVRMTNRSPVTHPMHLHGHFFRVGDALMDTVRVPGHMGQVTFDFTADNPGNWLFHCHNLYHLESGMARVLRYT, encoded by the coding sequence ATGCCCGATGACTCCCGCCGCGGGTTCCTTGCCGGCCTCACCGGCGTCACGCTTTCTGCACTCGCTGGCTGTGCCCGTTTCGCGCCCGGCGAGCGAGACTCCCTCCCCAGAGACATCGACCCACCCGCGTACACCCCGCCGGAACCAGCCCCGCTCCCTACGCCAGACCGCACGCGAACGCTCGACGCGCGAACCGTCACAGCCTCCCCGGAGCCGTCTGCGGTAGAACACGTCTGGGGGTACGACGACCACTACGTCGGCCCGGAACTCCGTGCGCAAGAGGGAGAAGTCGTCGAAGTCACCCTGGAAAACCGGCTTCCGGCGGGGACGACCACTCACTGGCACGGTCTTCCCCTGCAAAACGCCTACGACGGTGTTCCCCACGTCACCCAGCAGCCGGTTCCGACGGGCGAATCGTTCACGTATCGGTTCCGTGCAGAACCCGCGGGGACGTACTTCTACCACAGTCACGCCGGCCTCCAGCTCGACCGCGCGCTCCTCGGCCCCCTCGTCGTCGAAGAACCGGAGCCCCACGTGGAGTACGACCGCGACTTCGTCGTCGTTTTCGACGATTACCTCGACCGTCCCCCTGAACCGGTCTCCGACACGGGCGGCGGTGGAATGGGCGGGATGATGGGGGGCGACGAGCGACCGCCATATCGCGGCCTCCTCGCGAACGGCCGGTTGCCGTCCGATCCGTCCACCCTCGACGTTCGGGAGGGCGAACGCGTCCGGTTCCGGTTCGTGAACGCGGCGAGTGCAACCGAGTTCCGGACGCGCCTCGCCGGACACCACTTCTCCATCTCACACAAAGACGGTCGACCCGTCGAACCCGTCGCAGCCGACGAGTTCGTGTTCGGACCGGGCGAACGCTACGACGCGGTCGTCGAGTGTGTCAATCCGGGTGCGTGGCAACTGCGAGCGGCACCAGTCACCGGAGATGAGACGCCCGCCCGTATCGCTGTCCGGTACGACGATGAGGGCGAGACCGCGCAGGAGCCACGCTGGGGGTCTGGACGACGTCTGCAGTACGGAGCCCTCTCCAGCATCGAATCCCGTCCGTCGGGATCGCCGGATCGAATCTACGACCTCACACTCTCACGACTACGTAATTCGTATACGTGGCTGATCGATGGGCAGGCGTATCCGAACGCGGAACCGCTCGCGGTTCGTGAGGGAGAGCACGTCCGCGTTCGCATGACCAACCGGAGTCCAGTCACGCACCCCATGCACCTCCACGGGCACTTCTTCCGCGTCGGGGACGCGCTCATGGATACCGTGCGCGTCCCCGGTCACATGGGACAGGTGACGTTCGATTTCACTGCGGACAACCCCGGGAACTGGCTGTTCCACTGCCACAACCTCTACCATCTCGAATCCGGGATGGCCCGCGTTCTCCGCTACACGTAG
- a CDS encoding SHOCT domain-containing protein — MGNSQPPDGTLRLVVIALAVLVGTPLVVMAVMIPFMGAYGGMMGGYGGYGGMMGGYSPIWGIGLSLGLLLVLAVIGYAAYRVLSGSRAESSTDPAQEELRIAYARGELSDEEYETRAKRLRDNERDGRE; from the coding sequence ATGGGGAACTCTCAGCCACCGGATGGGACGCTCCGTCTCGTCGTGATCGCGCTCGCAGTGCTCGTCGGAACACCGCTCGTCGTCATGGCGGTCATGATACCCTTCATGGGCGCCTACGGGGGGATGATGGGTGGCTACGGCGGCTACGGGGGGATGATGGGTGGCTACTCGCCAATCTGGGGAATCGGCCTGTCCCTCGGGTTGCTGCTCGTTCTCGCCGTCATCGGCTACGCCGCGTACCGGGTGCTCTCCGGGTCGCGAGCGGAGTCGTCCACCGACCCTGCACAGGAAGAACTCAGAATCGCGTACGCCCGGGGCGAACTCAGCGACGAGGAGTACGAGACCCGAGCCAAGAGACTTCGCGACAACGAGCGGGACGGCCGAGAATGA
- a CDS encoding rhodanese-like domain-containing protein, producing MVETITADELRDMIDADEDIVLYDTRSPDSFEDWHIAGAENVEFSSTDDELLGTFDPDELDAGDTVVTICATGNSASSFAEFLEREGHAHDVKTVDGGMEAWSMVYDTVPIATQNDDLVVLQLQRRSKGCLGYVVGSKRAGEAALVDVTRATDAFLDAASDYGLKVTRVLDTHIHADHISKGRELADRLGVPYHLGKPAETREPAFEFDPIEPNDVVELGDVEIKAVHTPGHTTGMTSYLVEDEALLTGDTLFVESIGRTELQFADQDARDGARVQYETLHKVIMTEPNDVKVLPGHFSVTDDGRYIDVTPGQPMFSTVGYLWENNEILRLDEDEFVEHMFDNLPSKPPNYEQVIATNAGEYQPDDEDEATELELGPNRCAATSESAVADD from the coding sequence ATGGTCGAGACAATCACGGCAGACGAACTACGAGATATGATCGACGCGGACGAGGACATCGTCCTCTACGACACCCGATCACCGGACAGCTTCGAAGACTGGCACATCGCCGGCGCCGAAAACGTCGAGTTCTCGAGCACCGACGACGAACTGCTCGGCACGTTCGACCCCGACGAACTCGACGCGGGCGACACAGTCGTCACCATCTGTGCGACCGGAAACTCCGCAAGCAGCTTCGCCGAGTTCCTCGAACGCGAGGGGCACGCTCACGACGTCAAGACCGTCGACGGCGGCATGGAAGCCTGGAGCATGGTGTACGACACCGTTCCGATCGCCACCCAGAACGACGACCTCGTCGTCCTGCAACTCCAGCGCCGCTCGAAGGGCTGTCTGGGATACGTCGTCGGCTCGAAACGTGCTGGTGAGGCCGCGCTCGTCGACGTGACCCGCGCGACCGACGCGTTCCTCGACGCCGCCAGCGACTACGGACTGAAAGTCACGCGCGTCCTCGACACGCACATCCACGCCGACCACATCTCGAAGGGGCGAGAGCTCGCTGACCGACTCGGGGTTCCCTACCACCTCGGGAAGCCCGCGGAGACGCGCGAGCCCGCCTTCGAGTTCGACCCCATCGAGCCCAACGACGTGGTGGAACTCGGGGACGTAGAGATCAAGGCAGTGCACACGCCGGGGCACACCACGGGCATGACCTCGTATCTCGTGGAGGACGAGGCGCTGCTCACCGGCGACACCCTCTTCGTTGAGTCCATCGGTCGCACGGAACTGCAGTTCGCGGATCAGGACGCCCGGGACGGTGCGCGCGTCCAGTACGAGACGCTGCACAAGGTCATCATGACCGAGCCTAACGACGTGAAGGTGCTTCCGGGGCACTTTTCGGTCACTGACGACGGGCGGTACATCGACGTGACGCCGGGGCAGCCGATGTTCTCGACTGTCGGCTATCTGTGGGAGAACAACGAGATCCTCCGATTGGACGAAGACGAGTTCGTCGAGCACATGTTCGATAATCTCCCGTCGAAGCCGCCGAACTACGAGCAGGTTATCGCGACCAACGCGGGCGAGTACCAGCCGGACGACGAGGACGAGGCGACGGAACTGGAACTCGGCCCGAACCGGTGTGCCGCCACGTCCGAGAGCGCCGTCGCCGACGACTGA
- a CDS encoding DsrE family protein: protein MTKAAVVILAGTEGHANLGRLVNGLEAAKEFADTEGDEVELIFDGAGTQWIPELEDEDSDYHELYQAVCDDASACDYCSGAFGVEEAVDDAGIVTLDDHDGHPSIRSLVDDDYEIITF, encoded by the coding sequence ATGACGAAAGCCGCTGTCGTGATTCTGGCTGGCACAGAGGGACACGCGAATCTCGGTCGACTGGTGAACGGTCTCGAGGCGGCGAAAGAGTTCGCCGACACCGAGGGCGACGAGGTCGAACTCATCTTCGACGGCGCCGGGACGCAGTGGATTCCCGAACTCGAAGACGAGGACAGCGACTACCACGAGCTCTATCAGGCGGTGTGCGACGACGCGTCGGCCTGTGACTACTGTTCGGGCGCGTTCGGCGTCGAAGAGGCCGTTGACGACGCCGGCATCGTCACGCTCGACGACCACGACGGCCACCCGAGCATCCGCTCGCTGGTCGACGACGACTACGAGATCATCACGTTCTAA
- the cydB gene encoding cytochrome d ubiquinol oxidase subunit II — MTDPIVATTLGLGDGPLFGLPLARLWFALVFAVFGTFLFLDGFDFGVGALFATRDDAHEREQLLAAIGPFWDGNEVWLVVFGGMLFAVFPEVYAALFSRHYLLMFAILAALILRGLAPEMYEQRHDDAWQRRWGQAFVVGSITAPFFLGVFAGNWLFGVTGVASPASVLVGLAVVALTVVDGAAYLGLKTRGDVRLETRALGHLAQVAYLILAVAALVAGSRSASHVTLLSLPTLGLVGLTVLLAGVHVLAGRADQYYLAFAAVAAQVYGLVALVAILLYPQIDPATGLTVTAAVVSTLPLNLSTIGAGVLLPLVVSYFVVLYSAFSGPVEEQDAYA; from the coding sequence ATGACTGATCCGATCGTCGCGACGACCCTCGGTCTCGGCGACGGCCCGCTCTTTGGCCTCCCGCTGGCCCGGCTCTGGTTCGCGCTCGTCTTCGCCGTCTTCGGAACCTTCCTGTTTCTGGACGGGTTCGACTTCGGCGTGGGCGCGCTGTTCGCAACGCGGGACGACGCCCACGAGCGCGAGCAGTTGCTGGCCGCCATCGGGCCGTTCTGGGACGGCAACGAGGTGTGGCTCGTCGTCTTCGGGGGGATGCTGTTCGCGGTCTTCCCCGAGGTGTACGCGGCCCTGTTCAGCCGCCACTACCTGCTGATGTTCGCCATCCTCGCGGCGCTCATCCTGCGGGGTCTCGCGCCGGAGATGTACGAACAGCGCCACGACGACGCCTGGCAGCGCCGCTGGGGACAGGCCTTCGTCGTCGGGAGCATCACTGCTCCGTTCTTCCTGGGCGTGTTCGCCGGGAACTGGCTGTTCGGCGTCACGGGCGTCGCGTCGCCCGCCAGCGTGCTCGTCGGCCTCGCCGTCGTCGCACTAACCGTCGTCGACGGTGCCGCCTACCTCGGGCTGAAAACGCGCGGCGACGTTCGGCTCGAGACCCGGGCGCTTGGCCACCTGGCACAGGTCGCCTACCTGATCCTGGCGGTCGCCGCGCTGGTCGCGGGCAGTCGCTCGGCGTCTCACGTCACGCTCCTCTCGCTGCCGACTCTGGGGCTGGTCGGGCTGACGGTTCTCCTGGCCGGCGTCCACGTCCTCGCCGGCCGGGCCGACCAGTACTACCTCGCGTTCGCGGCGGTCGCAGCCCAGGTGTACGGCCTCGTGGCGCTCGTCGCGATACTGCTGTACCCACAGATCGACCCCGCGACCGGTCTCACGGTCACGGCGGCGGTCGTGTCGACGCTCCCGCTGAACCTCTCGACGATCGGCGCGGGCGTGCTCTTACCGCTCGTCGTGTCCTACTTCGTCGTGCTGTACTCGGCGTTCAGCGGTCCGGTCGAGGAGCAGGACGCCTACGCGTAG
- a CDS encoding rhodanese-like domain-containing protein: MSGSIRSAERDTDAEGTNSVFTPTALERLARPMQRSDVEEALVDLPPSSKFIYKTLSREGSMTLKQITEETLLGSRTARYGLTKLEDEGLVETAPALHDGRQTCYSISYRSVGHDRTGYPEQVLVRPDSTHERLDEFKRDDPSFRLVEVSTEYDEGHIPGAVELDPRADFSDAGTRTIPDADRLETLLGERGITPKSTVVLYSDEFNEFAAFVYWTLKYYRHRDVRLLNGGKQYWTENGFPTTGATPSVTPVEYDTQPPNEHVRAYRQDVQDALSEDVAIIDVRAPEEYCGDVEAPARASGHIPRTLNIEWESVVRECGRFEQPRALERPFAEGDIDEDDDIIVYCNVGERSALVWFALSELLGYPNVKNYDGSWTEWGNLVNVPVETCDGEGEGE, translated from the coding sequence ATGAGCGGCTCCATCCGGTCGGCCGAACGTGACACTGACGCCGAGGGGACCAATAGCGTCTTTACGCCTACGGCGCTAGAGAGACTTGCAAGACCAATGCAACGCTCAGACGTCGAGGAGGCCCTGGTAGACCTCCCGCCGAGTTCGAAGTTTATCTACAAGACGCTGTCGCGGGAAGGGTCGATGACGCTGAAACAGATCACCGAAGAGACGCTGCTTGGCTCGCGGACGGCCCGGTACGGCCTCACGAAACTCGAAGACGAAGGACTGGTCGAAACCGCGCCGGCCCTCCACGACGGGCGCCAGACCTGTTACAGCATCAGTTACCGGTCGGTCGGACACGACCGTACCGGCTATCCCGAACAGGTTCTCGTACGGCCGGACAGCACCCACGAGCGACTCGACGAGTTCAAGCGAGACGATCCGAGCTTCCGCCTCGTCGAGGTTTCCACCGAGTACGACGAGGGGCACATTCCGGGCGCGGTCGAACTCGACCCGCGAGCGGACTTCTCCGACGCCGGCACGCGGACGATCCCGGACGCCGATCGGCTCGAAACGCTGCTGGGCGAGCGAGGCATCACCCCCAAGAGCACGGTCGTTCTCTACAGCGACGAGTTCAACGAGTTCGCCGCGTTCGTCTACTGGACGCTGAAGTACTACCGGCACCGGGACGTCCGTCTGCTCAACGGCGGGAAGCAGTACTGGACGGAGAACGGCTTCCCGACGACCGGAGCGACCCCGTCGGTGACACCCGTCGAGTACGACACTCAGCCGCCGAACGAACACGTCCGGGCGTACCGTCAGGACGTGCAGGACGCCCTCTCGGAGGACGTCGCGATAATCGACGTCCGGGCACCCGAGGAGTACTGCGGCGACGTCGAGGCTCCCGCTCGCGCGAGCGGTCACATCCCGCGGACACTGAACATCGAGTGGGAGAGCGTCGTTCGGGAGTGCGGCCGGTTCGAACAGCCGCGTGCGCTGGAACGGCCGTTTGCGGAGGGGGACATCGACGAGGACGACGACATTATTGTGTACTGTAACGTTGGCGAGCGTTCGGCGCTGGTGTGGTTCGCGCTCTCGGAACTGCTCGGGTATCCGAACGTGAAGAACTACGACGGCTCGTGGACCGAGTGGGGCAACCTCGTCAACGTTCCCGTCGAGACCTGTGACGGCGAGGGCGAGGGCGAGTGA
- a CDS encoding peroxiredoxin, protein MSQPETATDDARSETPGIGDQFPEMTVETSMGERTLPDDYEGQWLVLFSHPGDFTPVCTSEFVAFEQRREAFEDRQTELLGLSIDRVHSHIKWTEWIQENLDVTIQFPIIADDQGTVAERLGMLHPGAGTATVRTVFIVDPEGTVRLRLTYPMEIGRNIDEILRSLRALQKSDADGVATPADWPENETFGDRVLLSPPGTEADARARKEEAADREDAEYHDWWFVTRER, encoded by the coding sequence ATGTCACAGCCAGAGACGGCCACGGACGACGCACGATCCGAGACGCCGGGCATCGGCGATCAGTTCCCGGAGATGACCGTCGAGACGAGCATGGGCGAGCGGACGCTACCCGACGACTACGAGGGGCAGTGGCTCGTCCTGTTCAGCCACCCGGGCGACTTCACGCCCGTCTGTACCTCGGAGTTCGTCGCCTTCGAACAGCGCCGCGAAGCGTTCGAAGACCGCCAGACGGAGCTGCTCGGGCTCTCCATCGACCGTGTCCACTCACACATCAAGTGGACGGAGTGGATTCAGGAGAACCTCGACGTCACCATCCAGTTCCCGATCATCGCCGACGACCAGGGGACGGTCGCCGAACGGCTCGGGATGCTCCACCCCGGAGCAGGAACCGCGACCGTTCGCACCGTCTTCATCGTCGATCCGGAGGGGACGGTCAGACTGCGCCTGACGTACCCGATGGAGATCGGCCGCAACATCGACGAGATCCTCCGGTCGCTGCGTGCGCTGCAGAAGAGCGACGCCGACGGCGTCGCGACCCCGGCCGACTGGCCGGAAAACGAGACGTTCGGCGACCGCGTTCTCCTGTCGCCGCCCGGAACCGAAGCGGACGCACGGGCCCGGAAAGAGGAGGCTGCCGACCGCGAGGACGCCGAGTACCACGACTGGTGGTTCGTGACGCGCGAGCGGTAA